The window TGTTTTCCATATTCCCGCCCACATTGTGTGCACTCCTTCATTTTGGATGTCTTCTTTACATAATCCACCAAGAAAGGAGGTCAGTTCGAAGAAGAACGTAGCATCAACACAGGGATATAAATAAGAGAACTATTGTTCTATTATAGAGAAAAAGTAATACAGATCTTGTACATTTTCTTGCGTAATACAACCAGACAAGGTTTTCTTCACACCATACCAAgcttaaaaaaatcaaaaattccaaTATCATGAAGTCGAGTATTCCAATCACTGAAGTATTGCCAAGAGCAGTTGGTTCTCTAACATTCGATGAGAATTACAATCTACTGGATACATCAGGCATAGCAAAAATGATCGAAAAGTCACCTATCGCAGAAATaatcaagaaatcaaatGCTGAACTGGGTAGGTTGGGCTACTCCGTCTACGAAGATGCTGAATACATTGGCCACGCCTTCAAGAAGGCCGGCCATTTTATTGTGTACTTTACtccaaagaacaaaaacagaGAGGGCATGGTTCCCCCTGTAGGAATAACTAATtagtggaaaaaaaatttaatgtTAATGGTGATAATGGTAGTTCTATTATACCTCACTCTTTCTATATATAATCATATAATCATATAACGACTCAATTATTGTTGAAATgt is drawn from Saccharomyces mikatae IFO 1815 strain IFO1815 genome assembly, chromosome: 14 and contains these coding sequences:
- the EGO4 gene encoding Ego4p (similar to Saccharomyces cerevisiae YNR034W-A and YCR075W-A; ancestral locus Anc_6.348), which codes for MKSSIPITEVLPRAVGSLTFDENYNLLDTSGIAKMIEKSPIAEIIKKSNAELGRLGYSVYEDAEYIGHAFKKAGHFIVYFTPKNKNREGMVPPVGITN